In Chroicocephalus ridibundus chromosome 2, bChrRid1.1, whole genome shotgun sequence, the DNA window GCATGATCTGCTCTTGGTGAATCCGTGCgggcttttcccaatcacataCTTCATTTGACTTGAGGTAGtccccaggaggattcattccgtaactttcccagggactgaagtaagactgatgggcttCCAATTTCCTGGGTCCTCCGTTAAGCCCTTTTTGTAGGTGGGGgagacattagccttcttccagtcttctgggatgaTCTCCATGATCTCCACagcttctcaaagattatggagagcggTGTCacagtgacatcagccagctctctctTAACACCTTCAGGTAGATAGCATCAGGGTCCATCCATTTGTAGGGGGTCAAACTCGTGTAATAGTTTGCATATCAACTCTTCTTTTGCTGGTGGTGGGTCTTTGTTTGCACCAACCTGGATTGTTGTTCTcaaggcctggggcccaacagtgctggtaaagacagagaagAAGGTGTTGAGAACCTGtgccttttcagtgttgttagtgactaattcacctctcctgtttaacagcaggCCAATATTTTcgttctgtttctgcttgttatttaggtacctgaagaaccctttcttgtagtttttgacatctctgggcAATTTCAATTCAAGCTGAGCTTGCCCTCTACATGCCCTCTACATGCCCTGCcaatgcccttgtagttctcaacaGGTATTCAACTGCTTTTCCGTCTCTGTTatgcttctcttttgtttttttgcagaCTCAGAAGCTCGCAGTTAAGCCAAGGGGGTCTCTTGCTCCTcctacttcccttacctttaaagaaGATGaattggttttgtgtttgcagGAGAGAATTCTTGAAAAACTGgctcctttatcctccatggaagcttcccacagaatccttcccagctgagctctgagcaagctgaagtttgctcttctgaaatctaaaacctttgtctttgTACTGACCTTCAGCGTGCTCAGCAGGATCCAAACTCCACAGTATTGcaatcactgcagccaaggctatcgCTAACTGAGGTATTACAGaacaggttttcttggtttgtgagtagcaagtccagcagtgcctcatTCCTGGTTGGCCCATCTAACATCTGTATGAGGAAGCAGTCCTCTGTGTACTGCAGGAACTTGATGGATGACATGTGAGATGCTGCATTGTTCTTTCAACAAATGTCTGGGTAGTTGAAGTCAcccataagaaccaggttctgttgaCCCGAAGCCTGCTTAAGTGACCCAAATAttgctttgtttgccttttcATCTTGGTTTGGAGGTCAGTAGCAGATGCCTACTGTAAGGTCCCCCTTGGAGATGACCCCTCTGATCTTGACCCAGAGGCATTTGATAGGGCTTCCCCAATTGCCGTAGTTGACTTCTATACATTCAAGGTTCTCCTTAATGTAGAGCGcgactcctcctcctcttcttccctgacTGTCTTTATGAAACGTCTGATAGCTGTCCATCGTAGTCCTCTAGTCACGTGAATTGTCCCACCATGTTTCAGCTACTCCTATGATATCATAACTTTCTGACTGAGTACagagctccagttcctcctgtcTGTTCCCCAGGCTGCATGCATTGTTATACGTACACTTGAGGTGGTTGTTCTTCTGGCTCTCATCTTGAGAGGCAGCTAAGGAacatttgtcactgctctggttggcctggcttacTCCCCAGTTGGTTGCAGTGGTATGAGCATTCCCACTTTGGACCCCGAGTCCTTCAGTTCAGTCCTTCACCAAGTTGACCAACCTGCTGCCAAGGATTCTCTTATCCCTTCTAGACAGGtgcatcccatccctccctagCAGGCTATAGTCATTGAAGAATGTCCCATTgtcaaaaaagccaaaaccctctcGATGGGACCAGCTACAAAGCCAGAGGTTGATTTGCATTATAGGTCTGTTTCTGGCTGCACCCATTCCTCTAACtggtaaaatggaagaaaagataacTTGGCCACCAGTATCTTTTGCTTGCACCCCCAGGGTTTTGTAGTCTTCCTTGATTCTGCCCAGGTTCTGACTTGCGGTGTCATTCGTGCCCATATGAAACAGTAGCAATGGATAGTAGTCTATGCTCTTGACATGTTCTGTGATTCAAGTAACCTCCTCAGTATCTTGaggtgtttggatttttttttttcttcaaattgtaGGGAAGCCTTTAGTTTGTATTTGCCATCTATATGTATAATTTATGGCTGTTGtagtttatttgttttatattcaTGCAGTATGGGCTGTGCTCTGTTTTGTTATTGAAAATTCTAGTGTCTTAATTTGGCACAGAAGTTCTTCAGGACAAAGACTGTTTTATTTGCAAACCTACATTAATCTAGGTGCCATTCCATAAGTAATACACCATCTTATTGCTTCAAcacattatattattattaaatgcaCAAGATTTGGCCATATAAGTTTTGGATTAAAAACTGCTAATGTGATGCTTagtccccttaaaaaaaaatgtatctaccTTGCTAGCTTGAAGCTAGCTAAGCAAGTAATATATTGAAAGTATCCTCTGCCTAATTATTGTTTGTAGAAAGGCACAATTATAAAAAGTGACAATTATACacctatttgaaaaaaattttgtaGTAGTTGCTTGCAGTTGACTAAATCATAATATTCTCTGTCACGACTGATGAGACTTCCTGTTATGCAACAGTCAGCTAATCCAGACTTTAGTCATCAGGTTACCTgaacttcttttgcttttattcccATGCATCCATTACATTAAATATGATATGTGACCTTGGAGCttgatggggacaaatttttctGTTAGGATGTGCTTGAGATACTACGGAAAATAGTGACTTAAGTCACCCTCTGTATTTACAGTTCCTTAGTGCTAGATTAGTAACTACAGTAGTTTGGAAATACAACTCATTTTCTGTTACTGATATGTATCTATGCTGCGGATGTTGAAATTTCTGACGGattgttttccctctctttcttcctccccaccctgTCCCTCAGTTGATGaggattttttacttttctgcctGGAAACACTAAGATGTTCCTTgtaaattctttgcttttatctCAGGAAGAGTTATTTTCATTTAACTctcaagtttttcttcatgtgtttcAGGTTGTGATAAACAATGCAGCTGGAAACTTTATTTCCCCTTCTGAACGACTTTCTGCTAATGCATGGAAAACAATAACTGATATTGTGCTTAATGGTACTGCTTTTGTAACTCTGGAAATCGGAAAGGAGCTCATTAAAGTACAAAAAGGTATCTTAAGTTAAAGATAAATGGTAACTAAACATGGTGACATAATATTATTACTTGCTTTCCTTGCCTTGCTATTACTATAGACAGTTTTGagagtttgaaaagaaacacaatttttaaCAATCTACACCTTTTCTAGAAAGAACCTTCATTTTGAGTAAAGCTGTACTTCAGTATCACACAGTAGAACTGGCTAGGAATTAATTCACTGTAGAATCTGCCCTTAAAATTGGACTCAGAGGCCATGAGGTTCAATATAAAAATCTGACTGCAGAGTTTGTATTagttgtaaaacatttttaaaatttaaaaaataaggctTTGTTTAAGACACaagctgttatttctttttagtcTTCTATGTCCGTGTTGGTTTCATTGAGCAACTGAACTGTGGCATTTATTTAAATGAACAGCAAGTCAGGATATCGCTTTGAATTTTCCTGCTGCACTTAAATAAGTAAAATTCATAACTGTGGTATTTGACTAATAGCACTAGAGAGTTTTACCTTTGAGATAACTTgtaaaagaaattgaaaattgAAATCAGTAttaggttttattttccctgGTATAATTCTTAGTTCTAGACTACCTAGGATTTTAATCCAATATGTTgtctttacattaaaaatatgatAGTTCTTTGATACACTATTTAGCGAAAGATTTACTTAACTGATTATTGTCTTTAACGGAAAGATAATGTATACCCTTCTATGTTGTATCATAGAGTATGTACTTGCTTTTTTGcaatgtaaaatgaaaattgttttctttttacgtTATCTTCTAGTTATGAATTTAAAAACatcgagcttttttttttttttatcagaatgaTATCATCTCAAATAGCATTTAAAACCAGTGAGCTATATTATGGCTTTCCATGTGCCCTCACTTCTGAATCCTTTTTTCTAGGTACAGCCACTATGTTGAAATAATCCCTTTGCATTTGCACAGTATTCTCTATCTCCTGAATTAGTGGAATTTCTTCAAAACTCCTCTCCAAAAAGTACTCACTGGGTTTATACTATTTAATGAGAACAATAATAAAGTTAATGTTGTTTCAATAAGTCTGTAATGGTTTTGGTCAGTTGACAAGGTATTTCCCACATATACTTTAGCAGCATATGTCCACTGTTCTAGTGCTAATGTTCCCACGTTAAAAACACATCCCCAACTCTGACTTACTACATCATTATATCATTTGTGGCCTTCCAGATGCATGCAGTGTCTCCCTATAGTAACGTGAAATATggctttaaaaatgccttttttctctgctgctgttgaagGAAAAACTACTTTCTTTGCTTCTGCCCTCAAACTTGGCAAAATCCAGAAGTCAGCCTTCATGTTGTCTCTCTGTCTTTCACTTCTAAGCTTCCGAAAGACCTGAATTTCTTTTGCTATTACTTGCATGCCTTCTTTCTAGGGGATTCTAACTGTAAGTAAGACCTTTTTATTTAAGGCTTTCTTTAAGATATGTTTTTGCAAGTAAATCAAGTGTGCCTGTTTGTCCTCTCATCCTCCACCCCCATTTttacttgcttgtttttttgAGACCTTAGTTTCCGAAGTGATGGAGATGCTGCccaatgcaaatatttttacaacAGTCTGACAGTTACTAGAACACTGGCACATCCTTTTAAGTCTGCAGGGTGACCTACATTAAACCTAATTTAGTAAATAATAAAAGTGCTCTGCTTTTAATCTCGTAAATTTGTACGGGTATTTAAAAGGGATTTGTAATCTGCTagtgcattatttatttatgcacTAAAGTTTTACAAAATGAGAGGAGTTAATTGGTTAGATATTGTCCATTTTATGAATATaggctttagaaataaaaattttgtatgAACAGAAGTGTAGTTTAAACTTCAGAGCTGTAAATTTTAGTCGTTCTTGCTTCTGTGTTAGGTTCACCCACCTCACCTCTATTTAAcctgtaatttaaaaattctatGATTTAATTCTGCAAAATGTATAATTAGCAACCAACTCTAGATAACTTCAAAGTTGTTGTGTATTTTTTgcttgtgttgctttttcttttcaaagtctcTCCCTTTTTTATAAGTAGGGTCCATGGTTTATGGGTATCTGCTGGTGTTTCTGTCAATGCTTGTTTAGGGTTCTCTTTAGTTTCTCTTGTGTAACATTACTGTAATCCTTTAACTGAGTCTCTACTTCATCATCACATACGTTCTTTCAGTAACTTATATTGTTTTAGAAATATCCCTTGGGTAGCTAttctaattaaattatttttaaaatacagtaagtaGAACAGTTATTTTAGTTACTGTGGCGTAAGTAGTGAACTGTCGTCCCTCGTCCTCCAGTGACAGAAGTTCATGCTAGTCATTGATCAGACAATTAAAATTTGCAGGCTTCtgtaaaagaaagattaaatgaaCAGTTGCAGTTTctattattttccatattttttttgccaaatctggtataaaatgtaatatataaaaGAAAGTGGTCTTTTTATAATACAGTTTGTTgtgataataatgaaaaaaaaagctatgcagGTTAACTTTGTCATAAGCTCTACTGcagaaaaagcttctgaaaatttcttttaaaaactcttaTTTATTTCTGCATAAACTTTAACTCAAGCCTAAACTGCATCATTTAAAGATTATGCCAAACCTAATTgttaatgctgattttttttttttttttttttttttggtgtgtcaGGAATTGATGAAATTAGGTCAAATTACCTGATTAGTGACTACTAGGGTAGGGCAGCTTTTAAAAAGACACTGTAATATCTTAGGCCTCCACTTCAGTAGAATTCTGAGGGTCTAGACCTTTGGAGCCTAATCAATATCTATTTACACTTACATGGAATAACTCTTAACATTAATGGAAAAGagggaactgaaataaaaaggcttGAAAGCAAAGCTTCCAAGACTagatttttaatatatctttttACAACCCAGAGTGAAATGGTATCACTAACTTGAGCTGCAGACTTCTGTACCACTGAAGCTGCTTTTTACCTTAAGTTCAGAGTTTGATCTTCATgcgttttgtgtttgtttgttgtggttttgtttttattttttttaaatggttttgtcaCTTCCAGGAGCAGCATTCCTGGCTATTACAACAATTTATGCAGAGAGTGGTTCAGGATTTGTGTTGCCGAGTGCCTCTGCCAAAGCTGGTGTAGAAGCAATGAGCAAGTGAGTAATGCAGCAAAACACGTGTTCTGCTTTTCACATCTCTGAGATACTGTAATTGATCTATAAAGATCAACTCTGGTTGGTATAGTCCTCCTATTCCATTGTATTGTAAGAGAACCTTCCAGCCTCTGGTATCCTAGCAAGAAAATAGCATGCTGACACTTCTTACAGAAGGAACCATTAACTGCTATTATTATGATGATTTTTATCACAAGGACGAGTGGATGTATTCTGTCACAAGGACAAGATAAGGACAAATGGAACTACTTTTTTGGCAATAGCAAGTTCTAAAATTTCAATTACAGAGTTTTGATAATCAGATTGTCTTGCATTCTCTTTGACAAATAGGCACATAAAGAGAATTATTAGGGAAACTGTTCAAGGTCTATAGtgctttcctctttgttttgtcCCAAGAAAAGATCTGCTTGTATTTGGGTGGAGTATACTGTTGCTTCAACTATCTAGTTTCATAAAGAAATGTGTTTCCTATCAGTATTTTAAGGTAAGGTCTTCAGTTATACTTAATTCAGAACAGTATAATGCGACATATCCGCGTTACTCAGCAAACAAAAGGATTTCTACCATTATTACCTACAGGGCAGTCCTTCATAGCAAATAGATCTTCCGCTGCACTTGGGCAGAAGGAATTGAATAGTTTTGCAGTCTCTTAATAACCAGAATTCTTTATCCAGAAGAAAATGAGGGAATGATTGATGGTCTTGATTTCTGTTCTGTGGAGCTGTAACTGAAGCGTGTACTTCTCAGAGACTTTATGACCCGGTTAATTCATTCACCGTAGTAGGTGATCTATCTGAAGTACTGCTTATGCAGAGAAAATATTGCTATAAAGCAAAATTATTCTACTGGTCCCGTTTTAGAATGTAACCTCTGTTTTGTGTCATTTCAAAGCATCTAATGTGAGAGCTATGTTGAAGATATTAGAAACGCATACTTGTGGGATAGTCTAAATTACCAGAGAAAGATGGTGGCCTAACAGTTGTTTGTCAAGGAGTTCAGGTCCAAAGTCATTTGTATGATTTATGCGGGAGAAAGAATTGCTCCTTCATGTTGCTTTATCTATGATGCATCTATTAAATCAATATTGCTCTGTCTGtgaatatgatttcttttttttttttaaatgtttttgttaaaaacaaaaaaatcccttcagtAGAAATGCCTGTTTCAGGAAGATTCTAGTATTTACACAATTGATTCagtttcaaatattatttttttttgctgaatagcATTATTAGTatattgtttttaaagtattgatGCATTCTATTAATGAATTTTTAGGTCTCTTGCGGCTGAATGGGGTAAATATGGCATGAGATTCAATGTGATTCAACCAGGTCCAATAAAAACAAAGGTACATATCATGAAGTGAAACATAGCCTTGAATATATTTTGTAGTAAAGATTTAACTTTAAGATAGTCTAACCTTTTGTGTAACTGTTAAATTCAAGTATGATTTCCTTGGTAATCAAGACTGTGCTGGAATATTGAACACACTACCTCTCAATAATTCTTTTGTAAAATTGAATTTCTTGAACTTTTGAAACCTGCCACTGCTCCTTCTGCTACACTAATATAAATGAAACCTTAAAAAATTGTAATTGTTTCAAAGAAATATATCAACATATTTAATGTTGATTCTTATCAGCTGTACGTACCAGGTATCTCAAGTGAAGTGAATTCGTACGCTTGGTGGAGTAGAAGTACCTATTTCTGCCTGAACTcctaatttttaaacaaaacagctCATCAATTCCAAAATTTCAGAATCTCTTTTAGGTATGTGAGAACAAAATCTCACTAGTTTTGTTGAAAATGACAAAACTAGAAAGAGAAACTAAGCAGGAAATACGAAGCTTTGATATGAGTGAAAAGGAGGACTGGAGGGTTTGAAGGAAGTAATCCAGACCAGctggaacaggaagaaaaaagcaagcagtcctacaagagaagagaggaggattCGTTTCACATTGAATCAAAATATTGCAATTATGAGCAGTAACAGCTAATAGTGGTATTACTACTACCACCTGTAAAATGTTTCACAATTGGTTTTGCCGTTGTTTTGGGGGTAGGGGTGCAgggttgctgcttttttttcttttttcttttttttctttttccagaaaagcttTTACCAGCTTGCCATCCTCAGTAGATGCAAATCAGTACAACAGGGataaattggtttttttttcctactttctttttCATCCTACTGACAAAGAGGGTATAAACATTTTACTCACAAATGTTAACTTCCATGTTGTTTATGCAGACTCAGATCTCTGGATTTTAATTACTGATGtagttttacatattttaaaaatatttctcttaattcTCAGGGTGCTTTTAGCCGCCTTGACCCAACAGGCTcatttgagaagaaaattattgaTAGGATTCCCTGTGGTCGTCTGGGAACTGTAGAAGAAATTGCAAACCTTGCTGCCTATCTCTGCAGTGACTATGCAACCTGGGTTAACGGAGCAGTAAGTTTTGGTTGATCTTGTTTATACAACTAACCTGATGATGGTCTTGGTTTTGCTGATACTTTTTAAAGCCCTGGTTTCAGAATTGAAACAAAAAACTGTTACATTGAAGTTCTTCACAAGCATTATTAACCTTTAGTTAGTAGCATGGTAGTTCGTAcctttaaaaagaacttttaaaagtGATTGAACTACATTATTTTGAGCATGGGTTTTTCTGATCCAAATCAATAAAAGTTACTTTCACAGTTCCTAACAAGGGAATGCCACAGAAAACCCAGtattattaaaaacattgtttatgCTTTTTCTAGGTTATTAGAATGGATGGTGGAGAATATGTTTCTATGGCAGGAGAATTCAATGATTTGAAGAAGGTATTAAATTCCTTGCTTGCCATTTTACATTCAAACAAATACTTAGATGTGTAATTATTATATGGAATTCAAATAAAACACTCTTTTCTTTTACTAGGTTACCAAAGAGCAGTGGGATATGATGGAAGCAatgattagaaaaacaaaaggctCTTAAAGTACATAACTATGGTGGAGATTTTTGGAAATGAACCACTACTTTTTCATGAATGTTTAGAAATGACCAATTGAGAAATAGCCTTCAGAATCTTTTGTATGctaatttgaataaaaatattttgaatatagcatgtatatttttttccatctacaATCTAATCTGTTGCCAACAGTGAAGAACAGCTGTTCACTGAAACTTTATTGTTCTTTAGATTATGTTTTATATAGCCATGCCGTGGTCTacaattagcttttttttttttaatatttcaaaggattttttttgtttctcagataTGTGGAGTTGTCTCTTAGTATTGTAATTCCAAGCATTTCAGAACTACCATAACAGAATGTAATTGTTAATCTCAGGAAAAACTAAGAAATTAAGTCCTAATCTTCCCACTTGAATAATAGATCTGAAACTTGTAAATAACAAAGTTTCAATTTATCAGCAGGACTGCATATACTGAGATAGGATGTAACTCCTGTGGTTACTTACAAAATCTTGAAATACATATACCATCTAGGTCTCATCATCTGCTGACATTTCCAGTCTGATAATTATGCTGAActttaaaaatggcatttaagGACTAGCAACGCCTTTCTGAGGAGTTTGCTCTTTGCAATGATTAAGTTAATGTTCTTGAAAATGAGAAACTAAACATCATTTGCTATTAGCGTGTGTGTGACTAAGGGAGTCTTTCCATAAAAAATGGTTTACTTAAGACTAGTATAGGACATCAGAAAATCAGGACTGAAAGCCTTGAAATGTCATTGGTTGAGTTTTACAGAAATCCCTACGTTTCATTTGCATTCGCAGACTGGTACTAAAGAAGCTTTAAGATGGCATTACCTTCATATCTACTTCAGTTTATCCATCCCAAATAAGCAAGTGattaaaaaccaaccaagcaaaacccaacaaaccatgTTTATTGCTGTCCGTCTTTTAgtattattacatttttcagaTTAGGGAGTTGCCAGTTGTTTGTCCCCCCACCTTGCTTCAAGCAATGGatggaagtattaaaaaaaaagtaacagactCTGGCCTTTACAGCCTGAAAtccatgcttttttatttttttttttttgtttaaattgtttaACCCAAGCTCCAGGCCATCCACACATACGGGCACGGACATAGCTGTATGTGCTTGGAAATTGATACCGTGATTTAAGAGTCAGGAATATAGAAACCATTAAAGGATGTTGTCCTTCAAGTGCTGACAGCTGTTTTGTCCCTTTACCCACACTTCAGGCCACACTTACATATGCCAGCATCTAACATAGATATTATTTGATCACCTTAATACAAAGCTGAAGCAAGCTATTCTATGTTCTACTGAAAGGGTGGACAATACTAGCGCAGGCTTCCACGTGCCAGCTTTCTCCTGAGAGTGATGATGAGGGGGATTGAATAGCATCTGTGACACTgataatgaaacaaagcaaatgtgTTTATCGTAGCAGCCTTCAGGAAGTCTCTTGAACATAATGTAAAGTTTTTTTTATAGCATCTTGGGTTGTGGTAGGTCTACTGTCAAGATCAAATTCTGACAACGGTATCCATGTCTTTTCCCCAAAAAGTGATTTAGTTGAGAAGTTTGGCCCATGTATACTGTTCTTTGCTTGTTGTCCTTTGCATAtacttatattttcattttgtatggCACACAGTTGCATATAAGGCTTTGAcgcttggaaaaaaaagtgtttcagaaaaaaattggaagGTATGCATGTGAGCTGTGGTGTGACCAGGTATTTCTCTGTGGTATTTAATAGGGTATC includes these proteins:
- the DECR1 gene encoding 2,4-dienoyl-CoA reductase [(3E)-enoyl-CoA-producing], mitochondrial: MAAAVRLGRRSVRGRAAACLSCSGRFFSRGPNVLHQDSSAPQAAFFSPLQKVMLPPNTFQGKVAFITGGGTGIGKGMATTLSSLGATCVIASRKLDVLKGAAEEISSKTGNKVHAIQCDVRDPASVKNAVAEIIQVAGHPNVVINNAAGNFISPSERLSANAWKTITDIVLNGTAFVTLEIGKELIKVQKGAAFLAITTIYAESGSGFVLPSASAKAGVEAMSKSLAAEWGKYGMRFNVIQPGPIKTKGAFSRLDPTGSFEKKIIDRIPCGRLGTVEEIANLAAYLCSDYATWVNGAVIRMDGGEYVSMAGEFNDLKKVTKEQWDMMEAMIRKTKGS